Proteins from a genomic interval of Salmo salar chromosome ssa14, Ssal_v3.1, whole genome shotgun sequence:
- the LOC106569427 gene encoding protein arginine N-methyltransferase 5 isoform X1 encodes MMASHSTGGRVSCGRDLNCVPEVADTLAAVAKLGFDFLCMPLFHPRFRREFELDPAKVRSGAHTRSDLLLCGRDWNTLVVGKLSPWIETDSEVETERRNSEAALVQELNFSAYLGLPAFMIPLKGPHCANLARVLLNHIQTGHHSCMFWIRVPLISSDDMRDDIIENEPTKHTDDGSNDEKTWAWWHSFRTLCDYNKRICLAIEVGADMPTNAVIDKWLGEPIKAAILPTRIFLTNKKGFPVLSKAHQQIIFRLFKLEAQFIFTGTSRHSEKDFRSYLQYLEYLNQNRPAPNAYELFAKGYEDYLQSPLQPLMDNLESQTYEVFEKDPIKYSQYQQAVYKCLMDRVPEEQKETNTQVLMVLGAGRGPLVNASLRAAKQADRKLRIYAVEKNPNAVVTLENWKFEEWGDQVTVVSCDMREWAAPEKADIIVSELLGSFGDNELSPECLDGAQNFLKDGGVSIPCSYTSFLAPLSSSKLYNEVRGCRERDKDPECHFETPYVVRLHNFHQLAEPKACFTFIHPTTDMNNNRYQCLRFSVGCNTVLHGFAGYFETTLYGDVTLSIKPETHSPGMFSWFPILFPLKQPIPVTKDDDVVVRFWRCNNGKKVWYEWAVTEPSCSAIHNPAGRSYTIGL; translated from the exons ATGATGGCGTCCCACAGTACAGGGGGCAGGGTGTCTTGCGGGAGAGATTTGAATTGTGTGCCCGAGGTTGCTGACACGCTTGCAGCGGTCGCTAAACTTGG GTTTGACTTCTTGTGCATGCCCCTCTTCCACCCGAGGTTCAGGAGAGAGTTTGAGTTGGATCCCGCCAAAGTCCGATCTGGAGCACATACACGCTCGGACCTGCTACTCTGTGGGAGAG ACTGGAACACTCTGGTTGTTGGAAAGCTTTCTCCATGGATTGAGACAGACTCAGAGGTGGAGACGGAGCGCAGGAATTCAGAAGCG GCCCTGGTCCAGGAGCTGAACTTCTCAGCGTATCTGGGTCTGCCAGCCTTTATGATCCCTCTGAAGGGCCCTCACTGTGCCAACCTGGCCCGCGTGCTGCTCAACCACATCCAGACTGGACACCACTCCTGCATG TTCTGGATCCGGGTCCCCCTGATTTCCTCTGATGATATGCGTGATGACATCATCGAGAATGAGCCAACGAAACACACAGATGATGGCAGTAATGACGAGAAGACCTGGGCCTG GTGGCATTCATTCAGAACTCTTTGTGACTACAACAAGAGAATCTGTTTAG CCATTGAGGTTGGAGCAGACATGCCCACCAACGCTGTGATCGACAAGTGGCTTGGAGAGCCAATTAAAGCAGCTATTCTTCCCACCAGGATCTTTCTGACCAATAAAAAAGGGTTCCCAGTCCTTTCAAAAGCCCACCAGCAAATCATCTTCCGTCTATTCAAG CTTGAGGCCCAGTTCATCTTCACTGGCACCAGTCGTCACAGTGAGAAGGACTTCCGCTCTTACTTGCAGTACCTTGAATACCTCAACCAGAACCGCCCTGCCCCCAATGCCTATGAACTGTTCGCCAAGGGTTACGAGGATTACCTACAGTCTCCTCTTCAG CCCCTCATGGACAATCTGGAGTCTCAGACATATGAAGTGTTTGAGAAGGATCCCATCAAATACTCCCAGTACCAGCAG GCTGTGTATAAGTGTTTGATGGACAGAGTCCCGGAGGAGCAGAAGGAGACCAATACACA GGTGTTGATGGTGCTGGGTGCTGGGAGAGGTCCTTTGGTCAACGCCTCTCTGCGGGCCGCCAAGCAGGCTGACAGAAAGCTCCGTATCTACGCCGTGGAGAAGAACCCCAACGCTGTTGTCAC GCTTGAGAACTGGAAGTTTGAGGAGTGGGGCGATCAGGTGACCGTAGTGTCATGTGACATGAGGGAGTGGGCGGCACCTGAGAAGGCGGACATCATCGTCAGCGAGCTGCTCGGGTCCTTCGGGGACAATGAGCTGTCCCCAGAGTGTTTAGATGGAGCACAGAACTTTCTCAAAG ATGGTGGGGTGAGCATCCCCTGTTCCTACACCTCCTTCCTggcccccctctcttcctccaagCTGTATAACGAGGTCCGGGGGTGCAGGGAGCGGGACAAGGACCCTGAGTGCCACTTTGAGACCCCCTACGTAGTCCGACTCCACAACTTCCACCAGCTGGCTGAGCCCAAGGCCTGCTTCACCTTCATTCACCCtaccacag ATATGAACAACAACCGGTATCAGTGCCTCAGATTCTCTGTGGGGTGTAACACAGTGCTGCATGGCTTTGCTGGATACTTCGAGACCACACTCTATGGAGATGTCACACTCA GTATCAAGCCAGAGACCCACTCTCCTGGAATGTTCTCCTGGTTCCCCATCCTCTTTCCTCTCAAA CAACCGATCCCTGTGACGAAGGATGATGATGTCGTGGTGAGGTTCTGGAGGTGTAACAATGGGAAGAAGGTGTGGTACGAATGGGCCGTGACAGAGCCCTCATGCTCCGCTATCCACAACCCAGCAGGACGATCCTACACCATCGGCCTGTGA
- the LOC106569427 gene encoding protein arginine N-methyltransferase 5 isoform X2 produces MMASHSTGGRVSCGRDLNCVPEVADTLAAVAKLGFDFLCMPLFHPRFRREFELDPAKVRSGAHTRSDLLLCGRDWNTLVVGKLSPWIETDSEVETERRNSEAALVQELNFSAYLGLPAFMIPLKGPHCANLARVLLNHIQTGHHSCMFWIRVPLISSDDMRDDIIENEPTKHTDDGSNDEKTWAWWHSFRTLCDYNKRICLAIEVGADMPTNAVIDKWLGEPIKAAILPTRIFLTNKKGFPVLSKAHQQIIFRLFKLEAQFIFTGTSRHSEKDFRSYLQYLEYLNQNRPAPNAYELFAKGYEDYLQSPLQPLMDNLESQTYEVFEKDPIKYSQYQQAVYKCLMDRVPEEQKETNTQVLMVLGAGRGPLVNASLRAAKQADRKLRIYAVEKNPNAVVTLENWKFEEWGDQVTVVSCDMREWAAPEKADIIVSELLGSFGDNELSPECLDGAQNFLKDGGVSIPCSYTSFLAPLSSSKLYNEVRGCRERDKDPECHFETPYVVRLHNFHQLAEPKACFTFIHPTTDMNNNRYQCLRFSVGCNTVLHGFAGYFETTLYGDVTLSKYQARDPLSWNVLLVPHPLSSQTTDPCDEG; encoded by the exons ATGATGGCGTCCCACAGTACAGGGGGCAGGGTGTCTTGCGGGAGAGATTTGAATTGTGTGCCCGAGGTTGCTGACACGCTTGCAGCGGTCGCTAAACTTGG GTTTGACTTCTTGTGCATGCCCCTCTTCCACCCGAGGTTCAGGAGAGAGTTTGAGTTGGATCCCGCCAAAGTCCGATCTGGAGCACATACACGCTCGGACCTGCTACTCTGTGGGAGAG ACTGGAACACTCTGGTTGTTGGAAAGCTTTCTCCATGGATTGAGACAGACTCAGAGGTGGAGACGGAGCGCAGGAATTCAGAAGCG GCCCTGGTCCAGGAGCTGAACTTCTCAGCGTATCTGGGTCTGCCAGCCTTTATGATCCCTCTGAAGGGCCCTCACTGTGCCAACCTGGCCCGCGTGCTGCTCAACCACATCCAGACTGGACACCACTCCTGCATG TTCTGGATCCGGGTCCCCCTGATTTCCTCTGATGATATGCGTGATGACATCATCGAGAATGAGCCAACGAAACACACAGATGATGGCAGTAATGACGAGAAGACCTGGGCCTG GTGGCATTCATTCAGAACTCTTTGTGACTACAACAAGAGAATCTGTTTAG CCATTGAGGTTGGAGCAGACATGCCCACCAACGCTGTGATCGACAAGTGGCTTGGAGAGCCAATTAAAGCAGCTATTCTTCCCACCAGGATCTTTCTGACCAATAAAAAAGGGTTCCCAGTCCTTTCAAAAGCCCACCAGCAAATCATCTTCCGTCTATTCAAG CTTGAGGCCCAGTTCATCTTCACTGGCACCAGTCGTCACAGTGAGAAGGACTTCCGCTCTTACTTGCAGTACCTTGAATACCTCAACCAGAACCGCCCTGCCCCCAATGCCTATGAACTGTTCGCCAAGGGTTACGAGGATTACCTACAGTCTCCTCTTCAG CCCCTCATGGACAATCTGGAGTCTCAGACATATGAAGTGTTTGAGAAGGATCCCATCAAATACTCCCAGTACCAGCAG GCTGTGTATAAGTGTTTGATGGACAGAGTCCCGGAGGAGCAGAAGGAGACCAATACACA GGTGTTGATGGTGCTGGGTGCTGGGAGAGGTCCTTTGGTCAACGCCTCTCTGCGGGCCGCCAAGCAGGCTGACAGAAAGCTCCGTATCTACGCCGTGGAGAAGAACCCCAACGCTGTTGTCAC GCTTGAGAACTGGAAGTTTGAGGAGTGGGGCGATCAGGTGACCGTAGTGTCATGTGACATGAGGGAGTGGGCGGCACCTGAGAAGGCGGACATCATCGTCAGCGAGCTGCTCGGGTCCTTCGGGGACAATGAGCTGTCCCCAGAGTGTTTAGATGGAGCACAGAACTTTCTCAAAG ATGGTGGGGTGAGCATCCCCTGTTCCTACACCTCCTTCCTggcccccctctcttcctccaagCTGTATAACGAGGTCCGGGGGTGCAGGGAGCGGGACAAGGACCCTGAGTGCCACTTTGAGACCCCCTACGTAGTCCGACTCCACAACTTCCACCAGCTGGCTGAGCCCAAGGCCTGCTTCACCTTCATTCACCCtaccacag ATATGAACAACAACCGGTATCAGTGCCTCAGATTCTCTGTGGGGTGTAACACAGTGCTGCATGGCTTTGCTGGATACTTCGAGACCACACTCTATGGAGATGTCACACTCAGTAA GTATCAAGCCAGAGACCCACTCTCCTGGAATGTTCTCCTGGTTCCCCATCCTCTTTCCTCTCAAA CAACCGATCCCTGTGACGAAGGATGA